From one Humulus lupulus chromosome 8, drHumLupu1.1, whole genome shotgun sequence genomic stretch:
- the LOC133798504 gene encoding structural maintenance of chromosomes protein 4-like isoform X1 has product MPFDASCYFRSCAKQFLTVGIISPCNPPTVSSNVHTRNCVEIERHCSELAKVGVELEPWEKQLIEHKGKLEVASTENKLLSEKEAARAAFEDAEKQMEDILGAIETKSESITKIQSDLERSKLEALEAHKVEQVRVLMMYREGLGRDGGWVWGWLVGFSTSWRQHVYLYVVLNFSLVMLWS; this is encoded by the exons ATGCCCTTCGACGCCTCTTGCTATTTCAGAAGCTGTGCCAAACAATTCTTGACGGTGGGCATAATATCTCCCTGCAATCCACCAACAGTCTCCTCCAATGTCCACACAAGAAACTGCG TTGAAATAGAGAGACACTGCTCCGAGCTTGCAAAAGTTGGTGTTGAATTGGAACCTTGGGAAAAACAACTTATTGAGCACAAGGGAAAACTTGAAGTTGCATCTACCGAGAATAAGCTTTTGAGTGAAAAG GAAGCTGCTCGTGCAGCTTTTGAAGATGCGGAAAAGCAGATGGAAGACATATTGGGAGCTATTGAAACAAAATCTGAGAGTATCACAAAAATTCAAAGTGATCTTGAAAGGAGCAAACTCGAAGCATTGGAAGCTCATAAAGTGGAACAAGTTCGTGTTTTAATGATGTACAGGGAGGGGCTCGGCAGGGACGGTGGCTGGGTGTGGGGCTGGCTGGTGGGGTTCTCAACTTCATGGCGGCAACATGTATATCTTTATGTGGTGTTGAACTTTAGTTTGGTGATGTTATGGTCTTAG
- the LOC133798504 gene encoding CHD3-type chromatin-remodeling factor PICKLE-like isoform X2, whose protein sequence is MPFDASCYFRSCAKQFLTVGIISPCNPPTVSSNVHTRNCDGVPKDGLRTQDVLVRIAVLMLAREKVKFALENPGAPLYADDIQLRYQGLKGGKFWKEEHDLLLLRAVLKYASSWVAQWYIEINFCGAILDKCPTSCHVLLLWY, encoded by the exons ATGCCCTTCGACGCCTCTTGCTATTTCAGAAGCTGTGCCAAACAATTCTTGACGGTGGGCATAATATCTCCCTGCAATCCACCAACAGTCTCCTCCAATGTCCACACAAGAAACTGCG ATGGTGTTCCAAAAGATGGACTCAGGACACAGGATGTTCTTGTTCGGATTGCAGTTCTGATGCTAGCAAGGGAAAAA GTTAAGTTTGCTTTAGAAAATCCAGGAGCTCCACTTTATGCAGATGACATTCAGTTGCGTTACCAAGGATTGAAGGGTGGAAAGTTTTGGAAGGAAGAGCATGATTTATTATTACTGCGTGCTGTACTAAAGTATGCATCATCATGGGTAGCACAATG gtatattgaaaTAAATTTCTGTGGAGCAATACTAGACAAGTGCCCTACCAGCTGTCATGTTCTTCTTCTCT GGTATTGA
- the LOC133798504 gene encoding CHD3-type chromatin-remodeling factor PICKLE-like isoform X3, whose protein sequence is MPFDASCYFRSCAKQFLTVGIISPCNPPTVSSNVHTRNCDGVPKDGLRTQDVLVRIAVLMLAREKVKFALENPGAPLYADDIQLRYQGLKGGKFWKEEHDLLLLRAVLKYIEINFCGAILDKCPTSCHVLLLWY, encoded by the exons ATGCCCTTCGACGCCTCTTGCTATTTCAGAAGCTGTGCCAAACAATTCTTGACGGTGGGCATAATATCTCCCTGCAATCCACCAACAGTCTCCTCCAATGTCCACACAAGAAACTGCG ATGGTGTTCCAAAAGATGGACTCAGGACACAGGATGTTCTTGTTCGGATTGCAGTTCTGATGCTAGCAAGGGAAAAA GTTAAGTTTGCTTTAGAAAATCCAGGAGCTCCACTTTATGCAGATGACATTCAGTTGCGTTACCAAGGATTGAAGGGTGGAAAGTTTTGGAAGGAAGAGCATGATTTATTATTACTGCGTGCTGTACTAAA gtatattgaaaTAAATTTCTGTGGAGCAATACTAGACAAGTGCCCTACCAGCTGTCATGTTCTTCTTCTCT GGTATTGA